The stretch of DNA gtcccggttcgtggcatgaaccggtactaaaggatagccctttagtactggtttgtgccacgaaccggtactaaaggtgatcgtggggccccggcctgacgccagcctgccaccacccctttagtaccggttcgtggcacgaaccagtactaaaggttcaacacgaaccggcattaatgcatagccgttcgaaccggcactaatgataccattagtaccgggccaaaatcgaactggcactaatgtgtctcacattaggtcctttttctactagtgcatgcCAGGAccagacctttagtcccggttggtggctccaaccgagACTAAAtgccccccctttagtcccgatgCGTGCCACCAATCGGGACTAAAGGCCTGGGCTTCCCGCCACTTGGCCTGGTGAAATTCAACATATGGCATGAATGAGCTTGGGAGGAAAGGGACTTCTATATATATGGGCGCCATGAgctagaaaaaagaaagaaagtaATCAGAAAGAAAAAAATTGACTGAGGAGTAAATTTATCAGAATTGATTGGTTCAATTTTGTACGTTCGACTAAGTGGTTAGGCAAATCATTCGTCTGATTTCGAAGCATGTTCTGTGCATATGATACAGTTTGTTTTATGTCCAAATATGCAAATCAAATGCATTTCGGGTTGAGTCGTACATATGGTTTACTATTTCATCATTTGAACACTCTCCTTCAATAGTTGGCAAGTCATGTGTGTTGTCAAAAGAATTTGTTAACTATTCTGAGGTAATTATGATGCTATTTAATATGATAAGATAAACCTCCATGTGTGTTGCGAGTTTAGTCCCCTGGGTTTTTTCATTACATCAAGGATCAAAATGACGGAGTAACCGAGGAACAGGCTACCATTAATAAAGAGTGGTGAACTACGAAGACAACCCGATCAAGGAGGATATGTTGGATAACATATATAATGTCCCAAGGGGTTGAAAGGAGCGGTTGTTATCCAAGGTGGAGAACGGCACCAACGACATGAGCATCGTGTTCTGCAACTGACAGAGGCGGCCATGAAAAAGGAAGATGAGAGGTGACATGGGTTTAGTATTTAATGTCGTATTAAAATAGATTATTTGAATGTCCAGAGTGGGGATTATCAATGCTAATTGATTTATGGacctttgattttttttctctctcgTTGCAATGCACATGCATGTTTGTTACAATTATTCTAATTTGGACAATCCGATGAATGTTCGTGCTTGAGAATTCTGAAAAGTTGTTTATCCCCCGATTCTTGTGTTTTGTATTTTAGTAGGAGAATACAAAGCTATTTTTTTCTCCCATCGCAACACACAGACACATTTGCTATAAACATAAAATATATTGTTTCAGTCTAATTCATAATAACAAAAACATATTAGAAAACATAAAATATTTTAGTATGCGTACATGGATTGCAAATAGGATTATAATCATTATCTCAAACATATAAATGATTTTAATTACTACCGATGTTGATATGGTCGCATTATTTATTGCAATAAATTGGATCTGCAATTGTAGATTAGACTTGAGTCTCGACATCTGTAGTCATGTAATTAGTTTGCCTCTCCATAGGCTTTTAGGTTTTTGAGTTTCACCTCCGTGTACATCAACCATGTATGTTTCAATCTTGTTTTATTTCCATTTTGAGAGTATGTTAATTCTTATGTTTTTATTGTTTGGGTAAATCACAACACCAGTGTTACGACGACAAGGAGGACAAGCGGTAACACGGGTGGGGTGGCATGTTGAAATGGAGGACGTGTGCCTATGTGTGTGcccgtggggggggggggggggggggggggggggggtgcagtGTTAGGGTTGTGTGATGCTTTCTTTTCGAGAGAGAGTCTTGCGGCATATTTTTTTTTTCAAGAAATTGCGTCATACTTGTGAGGTTAGGAGTGTGTGATGTTTTTTCCCACTGCAACGCAGGGGCGGCATGTGTCCTAGTATTATTTAACATGACTACATGAGTATGTTTCCAATACCTACGTGCACAATGTTATTCTAGATTTGATtctaaaaaatatattttattctAGATTTTATATAAAGCATGAAATATTTTTTCTAAGATTTATTATAAAGGTTCTTTTAGCAATAAGATTTATTATAAAGTGGTTCTCAAAAATCCTCTCCGGTGGGTATGTAGTGCGTGGAAACTGTGAAGCTCTAGGCTGAAATTAGGCTGGACTAACAAAGTGTTTGGTTCGGCCCAACCCCGTTCATGTTTTCTTCCCACGAAGACATTGTGCTCTCAGCTTTCTCTTCTCCATCGTCACTCCCACTCCACTCAGGGTGGACACAGTCCGGGCCGGTGTTTGGACCGGCTGCCGGCGGTCCGGTCCAGACCGGACCGAGCAATGTCGCGGTCCTGTTTTCAGGGATCGGACCGGCAATGGCCGAGCTCGGGCCGGACCGAGAGGACCGGCCAAGACATGGGCAGAACGCGCTCTGGAGCTTCGGCAACGGCTCATCGGAGAAATATCTTGCTAGAGGAAGCGCATCTCATCGAAAAGATGTCTAGGAGCTTGAGAAGAATCAGAGGAAGCTACATGATCAAGAAGAACACCAGAGAGAGCTTATCGGCGACGAATCTGACACGACGGCCGATGGACGGAGATGAAAGGAACGATGGCTGATGCGGCTATATAGGACCTCCCTCGTCGATTTTTTTGACGGAGATGATAGATCTCACGACGGAGAAACTCCTAGACATGATGGTTCGTCGCTGGAAGGCTGATGGCCTTGGTGTTATGCGGTGGTGCTCTGTTTGTGCGTTGGACGGCGACAACCACGGCATAGGTGCATGGCTCTGTCACGACTTGGCCGCCACGCACTCGCCAAGCCCCCGCCATGCCCCCCGCCACGCCCCCGCCCCGCTCTGGCCATGGCCCCGCCATGCCGCCGGCTGCTTCTTCGGTCCGCTCGGTCGGCCCGAGCTTTAACCGGACCGGACCGGCTGATTTTCAGTCTTGTTTTGAAGGACCGGACGGGCCGATTTTTTTGTCGGGCCAGGACCGAGCCAGCCCGAACCGAGCGGGCCACGAGCCGGTCTCGTGCCGTCCACCCTGACACTCCACCACCACTCTTCCACCCTGCTCCCGTGACAGATCGAGAACCAGGACCAGATCTGGGCCGGCGGCCATGGCAGAGGCCGCAAGCGAGGGAGCGACGCCTCCCCACCATGGCCTCCCGGATGAGATCTTCATCTGGGAGATCCTCGTCCGCCTGCCCCCCAAATCCCTCCTCCGCTGCCGCGCCGTGTGCCGCGCCTGGCGCAGCGCCACCTCCGCCTGCGGCTTCCTCCTCGCCCACCACGCCCGCCAGCCCACCCTCCCCCTTGTCTACGTCCGCAACAGAGACTTCAACGACGGCGTGTTCCCCTACGGCCACGACGGCAACGGCGCCTCCCTAGACATCATCCCCGTCGACCACCGGGCCGCCGCCGACCATCTCAGGTCCGTCGCGCGACTTGATCAAGCCTCCGACTTCTATCGTCTCGAGGGCTCCTGTGACGGCCTCCTTGTCCTCTCCTTGGACGACGACACGCACTTCGTCATCTGTAACCCGGCGACCCGTCAGTATGCTCCCTTCTGGCTGCAATCTGGCTTCATGTTCCTGGGAATGTACCGTCACCCCCCAACCGGTGAGTACAGACTACTGATGTGCCCGTGCTGGTTTTTGGCTCATCAAGTGATAGCTGGGAGTAAAGATGACTGCTACGTTTTATCGCTGGGCTCCGGCCAGCCGCCGAGGAACATCGGGCCAGAGCAAACGCATAAACTGATATCCGACACCAGGTCTGTGCTATTCCGTGGTAGATTGCATTGGTACCGGGTGCAGGAGAAGGTCAAGAACAACATGATAATTGTGTTTGACATCACAGCTGAGTCATTCCGACAGATGCATGTTCCTGTTCGTGGCTGCACTGGTGATGACCTGTTTGAAATGGATGGCATGCTCGGCATGTCCAGTTTCAGAGACACATGGACAATCATTGATATCTGGGTGTTGCAGGACTATGAAAGCGAGGTCTGGACCATCAAGTGCAAGATTGAATTGCCGCTTATGGAGATCAGGGCATGGTGTGGAAAGGATGATGAATTATGCGAGCTGGTGGTTGTGCCTGGAGATGGTGAGCTGCTCGTGCTGATCAAATTTGCCGAGTGGCTATTTCAGGTTGGCATGGATGGCAAGTTGGTCGCCACTTTCCATCGCAAAGGCGTCCGTCCTACTCAATTTCAGCTCAAACAAACTCTTGTTCAGCATGACTTCTTTCCAACACTAGAGGGTTATGTTGTGAACAATTTTCCTTTCATCTGAAGGCTGTTGGGTGAGCTGATACTTCGTGATGTCCTTCATGTTTGTATCCCAATGAGCTACAATATGTATTAATTGGATCTGCTATGAGCCTACTAGCTTCTTTGTTGATGCATGTAAGCTTCTAATCAAGAAGCTATGGCTGTTACATAGCTGTATGAAATCTATCCTTGTGTCAATACTCTTTCGGAATTAAGGGATTATTATGCGTGTCAATGTCAAAATTACCAAGTTTTTGGTGTGTGTTTGAAATATGTGCTAACTAATCTGCCCCGTGTATCTATTTCGTTGAATTAGAGAACTGACTTTGGTTTTGTATGAAGGCCTCAAGGAGTCTTCTTAGTAATTAGTACTAGCTAGTTAGCAATCTAGCTAGCTAGTTAGAAATACTTAATTTAACTCATTCATGGTCATAGCCAGGCTCAGGTTCCACATTGTGTTCCTCTTGAGGCGTTGCATAGTTGCTGTTCATGAGCCATGTTCATTTTCATCTGTATGTGGCGCTAGACCATTTCGTCTGCCGATAATTGAAAGCACAATTGCCTTGTCTCAAGCAGAGGATAGCACCAGGAATTAAGTGGGCAATGCCATTATAGAAGCAGGTTGAAAGCTCAACTAGTTGCTTCGCAGGTAGGCTTACTTCATGTGCACCTCACTTGATCGTCCTTGAATCTTCATGGCATCTGATGTATTTGGTACTGGCCAAATAGAAGTTGTTCTCTACAGTTACAGTACTGATGTTCCCCACTATAGTACGAAATATTTCTTTTCATCATTCTTCTTATTTATACAGGGTAATGTGAGGTGATGCCAGACCAAAGGTTGTGAACAGATTTCTCCCCTGCCTGAAGGTAATCCAGTTAGATGATTATGCATGCATATTCAGTTCTGCCACGACGCTTCTTCCATATCAAGGCGTGTGGGCGCATCTAGAATTTCTTTAGAAGAACCTGGAGCACTTCCCCTTAACTAATATGTGCACCATAGTTATTTTTTCTTCATGAATCCTTGTCATCTGGTCAGGCATGGAGAGTAAGCTCACTATTATAGCGACACTCAACACTTAGTGACATGCTTATATTTATCTCCTTGTACTTGCAGGCATTTATATTTTCCTAGGAAAGGAAATTGTTGGTACTAGGTAGTTAATATCTATATATCTTGTTGCAGACACTGGTTAAGTAGGAAATCTGCACCCATGGATAAATTAGTAGCTGGGCTCTGACAGTAAAATATTGTGCATGTTGATGATATTCTTCCTGAAGACCACCCTCTCTGCCTTAATTTGTACAGGCACATACTTCTCCAGCAGCAGTGTTTTGGGCGATGGCTGTAACTGTAATCCATCATGAGCTTTCAAGAATTGGTGATCCTGAGGGTTAACCCTTCCTTATAGCATTGTGCCTGTTGTCATAGATCTCCTCCTTGTAGGTGCCATCATCTTTGTTTTCCTACTCCCAAGTTTCACTGCTACCTCCCCTTTCACATCAAAGTTGAACCAATCAGAATTTTGCACTTCCCCTACAGTTTCagttcaaaaaaaaaatcacTTTCCCGTGCTCATCCACTTCATACATTATTGCTACTGTTACTGGATATAGTTTCATATGTATGTTGATGCACTAAAGTACAGGTTTAACACGTCCTCCTCATCTTTTGTTGTTTGTGGCATATCACTACAGTACCTGTTAGCAATCTACCTGGCTCGTGTCTCTGCTTCCCATTTTATCTAGGTCTTCTTTTTCTGAGAGATTATCTTGTGGCCTCCTTAATAATCAATATTTAGCAATGTATATGTGTTTCCTgtttctttgttttgtttttgctAATGTGTCAGATTGTTCTCTACGTTAGCTTGCAAGCTGCACCTGATTTTTAGAACAGCCTGAACATTGCTCCTCAAATTGAAGGGTTAATTTGATATATGCTACTGTATTCAAGAGATGCCATTGCAAAAAGGGGTCGATTCACAGTTTCCAAATGTTGGCAGTGGTATTTTTCTTAAGTTTTCTTCACAGTTGTATTTCTCAAATATGCGAAGTTGGTAGTGGCAAAAAGGGTTATTTCGATATATGGCACTGCCACAGTGGCATATATCAAAGTTGCCAAGTGTTGGCAGTGACATTTTTCTTAAGTTCTCTTGACGGTtgcatttttcaaatacaagaaGTTGGCAGTAGCATATATCGAATTGGATTCTATGTCCTTTTGTTGCCATCTTTAGAATTATCTTTATCACTTTAGGTGCAAACCATTTAAGAAATACTCCATAACTTCTTCATGGTCATAGCCAGTCTCAGGTTCCACATTGTGCTCCTCTTGGGCACTGCATTGTTGCCATCCATAAGCCAATAACTGAGAGCAAAATTTCCTTGAGCAGAGGACATCACCAGGAATTATGTGGGCAATGCTGTTGTAGAAGCAAGTTGAAAGCTCACCTATTTGCTTCGCAGGTAGTGGTAGGCTCACTtcgggcttctttgattcaaaggaatttTACAGGATTTCTGGAGG from Triticum urartu cultivar G1812 chromosome 3, Tu2.1, whole genome shotgun sequence encodes:
- the LOC125549175 gene encoding putative F-box protein At1g50870, encoding MAEAASEGATPPHHGLPDEIFIWEILVRLPPKSLLRCRAVCRAWRSATSACGFLLAHHARQPTLPLVYVRNRDFNDGVFPYGHDGNGASLDIIPVDHRAAADHLRSVARLDQASDFYRLEGSCDGLLVLSLDDDTHFVICNPATRQYAPFWLQSGFMFLGMYRHPPTGEYRLLMCPCWFLAHQVIAGSKDDCYVLSLGSGQPPRNIGPEQTHKLISDTRSVLFRGRLHWYRVQEKVKNNMIIVFDITAESFRQMHVPVRGCTGDDLFEMDGMLGMSSFRDTWTIIDIWVLQDYESEVWTIKCKIELPLMEIRAWCGKDDELCELVVVPGDGELLVLIKFAEWLFQVGMDGKLVATFHRKGVRPTQFQLKQTLVQHDFFPTLEGYVVNNFPFI